CGGCGTTCGGAAACTCGCCCTTGCGCTGAAACCAGCCGGCGCCGCCGTGCACCTGCTGCGCCGCCTGCATGAACAGCTGCACCAGCGCCGGGTGCAGCGATTCGCGCGCCACCAGCGTGGCGGTGGGGGCCACCAGGTGCATGTCGGTGGCCGGCAGGTCGGCGGCCAGATCGGCCACGCCGCGCGGCAGCAGCACCGGGTTCAAGAAGGGCAGGCGCCGCGCATAGGCCTCGCTCTGGGCCAGATCGAGCAGGCGGATGCCGGGCGTGCGCAGCAGCATCTGCACCATCGGCGCCTCGGGCGCGGTGGCCAGGGCCAGGGCGTCGAGCCGGCCCTCCAGCAGCTCCACCACCGCCGGCGTGGTGGCCAGGTTCGACAGCTGCACCGCCTGCGGCGCCAGGCCGTTGAGCGACAGCAGCCGGGCCATCAGCGGCGGCACGCCGCTGCCCGCGGCGCCGACGTTCAGCGTCCAGCCCTGCAGCTGCACCAAGCGCGTGGGCAGCACGCCGCGGCCCAGCCGGCGCTGCGCCGCAGCCTCGCGGTAGAACAGCCACACCGGCTCATGGAACATGCGGCCCAGCGAGACCAGGCCGTCCTCGGGCCGGCCCGCGGCGTCGGCGGCGGGCTGGCCGGGTGCCGGCGCCAGCTCGTCGGCGCCGCCCTGCACGAAGGCGATGTCGACGCCCGAGCCGGCCTCGCGCAGCAGCGCCAGGTTCTCGGCCGCGCCCTGGGTGGCGCGCAGCGTCACGCGGATGCCGTGGCGGCGCAGCTGCTCGGCATAACGCTGGCCGAACTCGGCATAGGCGCCCTGCGCAATGCCGGTGGCCAGCACCACCTGGCGCGGCGGCGCCGGATCGAGCCAGCGGTAGGCCAGCGCCACCAGCAGCAGGCCCAGCAGCACGAAGGGCCCAAAAGTCAGTGCCAGCTCACGCAGCGCCGACGGGGCCGCCCAGGCCGGCAGCGCGGCACGCGGTCGGCTGCGCTCTGGCGGGGTGGCGGGCGGCGGCATGCGGCCATGCTAACTGGCGCCCTGCCGGCGGCCTGGCCGACGAAGCGCCTGGCCACCGCGGCGGCGCAGCGGGCTGGGGTCTACTGCGCCATCTCGCCAGTGCCCAGGGTCAGGCCCTGGGCGTTGGCCGCCGACAGCGTGGCCAGCGCCGAGGTGGCGGCGGCGGCCGAGACGGCGGCGGCCGCCATCTCCTGCGGCGGCGCCATCGGCGCGGCCGCGGCCGCCGGTGCCGATGCCGGTGCCGGCCAGGCGCGCTGCGGCACGGTGTCGAAGGCCGAGCGGTGGCGCGCCTGCCACTCGGCGCGGGTGATGCCGAACTCCTCCAGCAGCACCTTGTGGCCGGCCTCGTGGTCGCGCAGCACCAGGTCCAGCGGATGCAGGCCGCACAGGCGCATCAGCTGGCACGAAGGCTTGTTCTCGGGCGAGGCGGCCCCGATCAGCATGTCC
The genomic region above belongs to Aquabacterium sp. OR-4 and contains:
- a CDS encoding TAXI family TRAP transporter solute-binding subunit; translation: MPPPATPPERSRPRAALPAWAAPSALRELALTFGPFVLLGLLLVALAYRWLDPAPPRQVVLATGIAQGAYAEFGQRYAEQLRRHGIRVTLRATQGAAENLALLREAGSGVDIAFVQGGADELAPAPGQPAADAAGRPEDGLVSLGRMFHEPVWLFYREAAAQRRLGRGVLPTRLVQLQGWTLNVGAAGSGVPPLMARLLSLNGLAPQAVQLSNLATTPAVVELLEGRLDALALATAPEAPMVQMLLRTPGIRLLDLAQSEAYARRLPFLNPVLLPRGVADLAADLPATDMHLVAPTATLVARESLHPALVQLFMQAAQQVHGGAGWFQRKGEFPNAADTERPLAPEAQRFYRSGTPWLQRWLPFWLANLADRMWVVLLAIVAVLIPLSRVLPPIYEFRIRSRVFRWYARLRAVEAAQGQRPAAELLAELDAIEQRVSAVMVPLSHTDALYALRSHIQLVRRRLQA